Part of the Desulfolutivibrio sulfoxidireducens genome is shown below.
GCTTTTTTTTGCCCCGTCATATCGTGATTGTCGATAAAAGGTATTGGATCAATGGATATTAGGCGGCTCCAGGCCTTTTGCAAGGTCTATGAACTCAAAAGCTTTTCCCGGGCCGGGGAAGAGCTTCTGTTGTCCCAGCCCACGGTCAGCGCGCATATCATGGCCCTGGAAAGTGAACTCGGCACGCGCCTTTTCGATCGCATGGGGCGTACCGTCCTGCCGACGCCGGCCGCCTGCGTCTTGTACCGGTATTCCCTTGAGGCCTTTGATCGCCTGGAGAACGCCCGCACGGAGATCTTCGCGTTGACGCAACGCGTGTCCGGGGAACTGTCCATCGGCGGCAGCACCATTCCCGCGCATTATATTTTGCCGGGCGTGGTGGCCGCGTTTCGGGCCAGATATCCCGATGTGGCCATCGATCTGACCGTCGGAGACACCCAGGAGATCACCGAACGGGTCGCCGACGGGCAGTTGAGCCTGGGTGTCGTCGGAGCGGCCATGGATCATCCGGATGTGGTCTGCGAACTGCTCATGGAGGACGAACTCGTCTGCATCGCCCCGCCGGCACTGGAACTGCCGCCCCGGTCCACCGGGGAGGGGGTGTTCGATGCCGAATTCCTGCGGCTTTTGCCGTGGGTCATCCGGGAACAGGGCTCGGGAACCCGGCGGGCTTTCGAGAACTCCCTGCGGCAGCAGGGCATGGACATCCGCGAGTTGCGGGTGAGTATCATGGCCCATTCGACCCTGGCCGTGCTGCAGTGCGTCAAGGCCGGACTTGGGGTTTCGGTGACGTCACGGCTGGCCTGCGATGGGGCCATCGAGCGCGGAGAGATTCGCCAAGTGGAGATGCCCGGGCTGTCCATCGTCCGGGGCTATTACCGGGTGCACCACGCCAAGCGGCACATCTTTCCGGCCATGCGCCGCTTTTTGGAAATCCTGTCGTCCTGAGGGGTTTTCTGTCTCGGCCAAATAAAGGGCCGTCCCGCGAAAGCGGGACGGCCCGTGTGGTTTTGAGCGGTCGCCAGAGGCGTTAGCCCATGAGCTGCAAGGCCATCTGCGGCAGGGAGTTGGCCTGGGAGAGCATGGCCACGGCCGCCTGGGTCAGGATCTGCTGGCGCACGAACTCGGTCATTTCCGTGGCCACATCCACGTCCGAGATCTGGGACTCGGCGGCCTGCAGGTTTTCGGCCTGGATCTCCAGGTTGGAGATGGTGTTTTCCAGGCGGTTTTGCAGGGCGCCCAGGTTGGCCCGGATCTTGTCCTTGGAGATGATGGCGTCGTTGATCTGATCCAGGGCCGCCTGGGCCAACGCCTGGGTCGAGATGCTGTTGCCCGCGGCCATACCGAGGCCAAAGGCCGAGGCCGTGGCCGTGTCGATCTGGATGTAGTAGTAGTCCTCGGCGCTTTCGTTGGCCGGGCCGAAGTGGACCTTGAGCTTGCCGGTGGAGACCAGCCCGGATCCGTCGTGGGTGGCGGAGGAAAGGTTGCCGTTTAAGAGGTAGATGCCGTTGAAGTCCGTGGCGTTGGCGATTCGGGTGATTTCCGAGGCCATGGCCTGGTATTCGGAGTCGATGATCAGACGCTGATCCGAGGTGTAGGTACCGGTGGCCGCCTGTTCGGCGAGCTCCTTCATGCGGATGAGCTTCTCATCGATGATGCCCAGGGCGCCGTCGGCGGTCTGGATCAGGGAGATGGCGTCGTTGGCGTTGCGCACGCCTTGGTTGAGGGAGGCAATGTCGGCGCGCATGAGCTCGCGGACCGCCAGGCCGGCGGCGTCATCGGCCGCGGTGGTGATGCGCAGGCCCGAGGACAGCCGGCTGGTGGACGTGGCCAGGGCCGAATAGGCCGTGTTCAGATTCCGGGTGGCGTTCATCGCCATCAAGTTGTGATTGATGACCAAGGACATGGGGTTTTCCTCCTTGAAAAGTTTTTCGCATCCAGCGTGGTTAAGGGAATGGGCGCTTTTCATTCCCTGGGTTTGCCGTGGTTTTGGGGATCTTCCAGCTACGGTCCTTTCGGGCCGAGGGATTTCGTCATCAACAACCTCCTTTTGCTTCAAACGGCCGCTTGCTTCTGGAGCATCCCGGGGACGGCCACGCCCGGGAGTTCTTCGTGCGACTTGTTGCTGCTCTTATCGTCGGCTTTTGAGAACCCTTTAGACTGATTCCCAAAAAAAATGATTATTTTTGTAAAGTGGAGCCGAAGGGTGATGTGCATCGAAACCGCATGCATATCGGATTGTGCCGTGAGGATTTTTGGATGGTCTTGACTCTCGATGAAGTCTCTCTCTGGCTCATGACATCACTATTTCTTGCAATGAATATTTCATCACTGCTTCGAAGCTCTCATCGGCGGATTTGAAAAAACCTTTAGGGCTCGTGCGAAAAAATGTGGACCACCCACGCTGGCTGTCCCTCGGCGCCATACCGGGAGGCGGTCGTGGTCCCGGGCCAAAGGCAAGGATTGCGAAAAACCGCTTTCTATGTCACGTTTGCAATAGCAATCGTAATACTGCAAAGGAGATCGACATGAAACCACTCGTCGCCGTAACCGCCGTCCTCCTGGCGCTGTGCTCCGGAATCGGCATCGCCCAGGCCGCCGAAAAGGTCCTGATGATGGCCACCACCACCAGCACCGACAATACCGGCCTCTTGCCCGTCCTGGCCGATGCCTTCCAAAAAGACACCGGCATCGAACTGCGCTGGACCGCCGTGGGTACCGGAAAGGCCCTGGAACTCGGCAAAAACTGTGACGTGGACGTGCTTTTGGTCCACGCCCCCAAGGCCGAAATGGAATTCGTCGAGGCCGGCAACGGACTGGGCCGCACCGAGGTCATGTTCAACGACTTCGTGATCATCGGACCCCAGGCCGATCCAGCCAAAATCAAGGGAAAAACCACCTCGGAGGCCCTTGGGGCCATCGCCGCCGCCAAGGCCCCCTTCATCAGCCGGGGCGACGACTCCGGGACCCATAAAATGGAACTCTCCCTGTGGAAGGCCGCCGGAACCGCCATGCCCGACAAGGAGGCCTGGTACGTCCAGGCCGGTCAGGGCATGCTGTCCACTATCGTCATGGCCGGGGAACGCAACGGCTATACCCTGACCGACCGGGCCACCTACTTCACCTACGAGGCCAAGGGCGCCCCAGCCCTGGTGGTCCTGGTCGAGGGCGACAAACCCCTGCTCAACCAGTACAGCGTGATCGTGGTCAATCCGGAGAAGTGCAAGGCCGTCAAGGCCGACCTGGCCAAACAGTTCAGCGACTGGCTGGCCTCGCCCAAAGGACAAAAAGTCGTGGCCGACTTCAAAACCGACGGCAAACAGTTGTTTACTCCCAACGCCAGGAAATAACCCGGCGAAAGACGCCGGGGCCGCCGCCCCGGGCCCCGCCCGGGGGGATATCATCCCCCCGGACCCCCCGTCCCCGGTCGCGGACCGAGGCGGCTTCGCCGCCCTCGGCCCGCGACCGGAACGGCGGGACAGGGGATGAGGCCGGGACAGGGGATGAGGCCGGGATGATGGACCGAGGGGCAAGGCCGGATGTGACCGGAAAAGGAAAAAAAAGCGCGTGGACTATATTCTTGATGGCTTGCGGCAGGCCCTGGTGCTGCTTTTTACCGGCGATCCCCAGACCTATTCCGCGGTCAGGGTCACGGCGATCACCTCCCTGCTGGCCATCGCCGCCGCCATGGTCCTCGGGGTCTTCCCGGGGTTCTTGCTCGGATACGCGGACTTCCCGGGAAAACGCGCCGCCAGGACCTTCGTGGACAGCATGCTGTCCTTCCCCACCGTGGTCATCGGCCTTCTGGTCTACGCCTTCGTCTCCAGACGCGGCCCCCTGGGGGATCTGGAACTGCTGTATTCCGTCTCGGGCATGGCCATCGGCCTGACCATCCTCGGCCTGCCCATCGTCACGGCCCTGACCGCCTCGGCCGTGGAGCATCTCGATGTACGGCTCAAACCGACCCTGCTCACCATGGGCGCCGCGCCCTGGCAGGTGGTGGCGACCACCCTGTGGGAGATACGCTTCGGCATCATGCTCGCGGCCATGGCCGCCTTCGGACGCATCGTCTCCGAGGTCGGCATTGCCATGATCGTGGGCGGCAACATCAAATGGCACACCCGGACCATCACCACGGCCATCGCCCTGGAGACCTCCAAGGGGGAATTCGCCATGGGCATCGCCCTGGGGCTGGTGCTCATGGTGGTGGCCTTCGCGGTCAACATTTCCGTCTCGGCCTTCCGGAGAATCTCGGAAAAATGAACTCACCGCTCATCGTCTTGCGTGACGTGCTTCAGGCCCACGGCGGACGCACGGTCCTCGACGTCCCGTTCCTGGCTGTGGAGAAGGGGGCCATCGTCGGCATAACCGGCCCAAACGGCAGCGGCAAGACCACGCTTTTGCGCATTCTGGCCTTTCTCGATCGGCCCCTGCGGGGCGAGGTCCTTTTTGCCGGAAAGCCCGCCTCGGGCCGGGAAGGGGAGTTGCGAAAGGTCGTCACCCTCCTGGTCCAAAACCCCTACCTCCTGCGCCGTAGCGTCCGGGCCAACGTGGCCTACGGACTCAAGATACGCGGGGCCCGTGACCTCCGGAAAAAGACCGACCGGGCCTTGGCCGCCGTGGGACTCGATCCCCGTATCTTCGCCGACCGTTCCCGCCACGAACTCTCCGGCGGCGAGGCCCAGCGCGTGGCCCTGGCCTCCCGGCTGGCCTTCGAGCCAAAGGTCCTGCTGCTCGACGAGCCCACCGCCAGCCTGGATGGCGAGTCCGCCGGGCTTGTCCGCAAGGCCGCACGCGATGCCCGGGACCGGCTCGGGGCCACCCTGGTGGTGGTCAGTCACGACATCCGCTGGCTGCGGGAAATCTGCGACCAGATGGTAACTATGGAAAACGGCAGGCTGACAGGGTAGTATCGCCACAGCGGGTTCGGGCGGCAGGGGGCCAGGGCCGGCCGTCAGCCCCTTCCGGACACCCCGGCCCGCCCCAAGGAGGAGACGCGTGAAAGCGATACAGATCGTCGGATATAAAAAAACCGGGAAAACCTCCCTGGCCCTGGGCTTGACCGCCGCCCTCAAGGTGCGCGGCCATGCGGTGGCCGCCGCCAAATTCACCCACAATCCCTCTCTGGACAAGGTGGATTCGGACACCGGCCGCCTGGGCGCCTTCTGTGGCGCCGTGGCCGCCTTCACCCCGTCCGAAAGCGCGGTCTTCTGGACGAAACCAAGGTCGTTCCATGAGGTCCTGCCCTTGCTCGATGCCGAGGTGCTGGTGGTCGAGGGCGGCAAGGAAATGGCCTGCATGCCCCGAATCCTGACTCTGCGCGATCCCGCCGAGGCCGAGGAACTGGGCGCGGGCCTGGCCGTGGCCACCTTCGGACCGGTCACCGCTCCGGGCCTTTTGGCCCTGCGCGAGGTGGAGGACGTGGCCGACCTGGTCCTGGCCGGGGGGTTCCTGCTCCCGAATCTCAATTGCGGGACCTGCGGCGAGGCCTCCTGCGCCGCCATGGCCGCCCGCATCGTGGCCGGAGACGCGGTTTTGGGAGACTGCAAGGCCACAGGAGGCGCCTTGCGCATCACCATAAACGGCATCCCCTTGGCCGCGAAGCCCTTTGTGGAGGATATCATCTCCGCCAGCCTCAAGGCCATGTTGGCCCAGCTCAAAGGATACGCCCCAGGCCGCATTGAACTCACCCTGGATGCGTGAGAAACACGCGGACACCGGTTTGTCGCCAAATGGCCTCCCGGCGCGGCTTGTCATTCACCTCTTTCGCGGGTAAGGATTTTGTGTCGCCAACCCAGAAAGCGAGCCCACGCGAATGCCAAAGCCCGAGGACGCCACCCGGCCGTTGTCCGCACCGGAGACCCTCTCCGGACTGCCCTCGGACGCCTTCATCATCGAACGTGCCCGGCTCGATGCCGTGGCCCGGCGCATCCATCGGAAAATGGATGACTACGGCGCCTACGGTTTCACCTCCCACCAAAGCATTTCCCTGAACGTCTTTTTCGATCTGGCCCAGGAGTTCCCCGACCTCGAGGATCTCTACGCCATCTGTCTGCTCATCCCCCGCATGTTCTTCGAGGTGGACTGCGACCTGTTTATCCTCGACAGCAAGGACGGGGTCCTCAAACGGTGCGCCTACCGTTGCCTCACCCTGCCGTTGACCGAGGCCCCGGAAGTGATTTTTTCGGAAAAGCCTTTGATCCGGGATAACTATTTCTTTTTGCCCATAAAGGGCAACCATGACCTCATAAGCCAACTCCCGTTCACACCTCGCGGCGACATAATCGGTGTGCTGTGCATCCATCCGGCCAACAAGCTGGACGAGCACGACCGGCTGTTTTTCGAGCGCTACGCCAACAGGTTCGGATACCAGCTTCATAATCGCATCATCAACAATAAAAACAAGGAACACATTCAGTTTATTCGCAGTCTTGTAAAGGATATCGGGCATAACGTGATAGTCCCGAATATCTACTTCAAGCTGTATTATAAGCGTTTGCACTCCAAGATTGACCTCCTGAACATTCTCGAGCGCAAGCTTGAGCGTTTCCTGCGAAAGACAAAGGATGTCCTTGGCCCTCTTTATGGCGACGGTGAGGTCTTGCTGCGGGATATTGAATACATTCGCGATGGAATGGATGACCAATATAAGCAGATTTATAACCATTACATGCATACCAGCCTGTTTTTGGAAACCCTCCTGCGCCGCAGCCATTTCGAGGAAGGACGCTACGTGCTTGAAAAGCGGGTATGCAACTTCAAGACCCAGGTCATCGATCCGCAACTCGAGCGCTACCGGCCGCGTCTGATCGAGCGCGGGGTCGAAATCGACACCTCCCTGGGCGGCGTGCCCGACGCCGAGATCGAGGCCGTGGCCGATGTGGGCCTGATGAGCCAGGTCTATGCCAACCTCTTTTCCAATGTGGTCAAATACGCCCGGGAAGTGGCCGATCCCGGCAAGGGGCGCACGCGAAAATTCATGTCCTATGGCTGGGAGGTCATGCCGGATTTTTTTGGACCGGACCGTGACGGGATCAAGCTCAACGTGTTCAGCTCCGGACCGCCCATGGAGATGGAGACAGCCAGGCGCCTTTTCGAGGAGGGCTTTCGGGCCGACAACGCAAAGAGCGAATACGGCACCGGCCATGGCCTGTATTTCATCCGCGAGGTGGTCCGCCTGCACGGCGGTCTCGAGGGCTATGAGCCAACTCCCCTCGGAAACAATTTTTATTTCATCCTGCCCAAGGAACCGGAACCCTCCCGGGCCATGTCCTGTGTGCTCCCGGAACATCCCGGACCGCGTGTCCCGGCCGCCGATGACGGGATCGAGGGTTCCCTGCATACCCCCACGCCATGACCACGGCGAGCGGCCGGGCCGGACTGACGGCCGGGGAGCGGGCGCCTTTGGCCTGGAACGGTCTGCGCCTTCGCGTTCCAGTGGCCTGGGAACCGGCCCGTCTGGGCCGGGACTATCTGGGGCTCGAGTCTTCGGCCGGGCCGGTCATGGAGGCCCGCTGGCGAGCCGGGGCCGGAAATCTCGAACCCGCCGATGTGGCCCGGCGCATGTTCAGCCGGTCTCCCCACGACTGCCGCATCGACGACGCGGCCGTCCCCCCTTCCTGGCTGGCGGCCCTGTCCGGCCGGAGAAACGCGGCCTTCGCCATTCCCGGTTCGCCCGCTTCACGGGGCGTGGCCAGCCTGTGCCGCGGGTGCGGGACGCTTGTGGCCGTGCGTTTTTTCGACGAAACCCCTGACGGGGGCGGGGTGGCGGAGGATGTGGCCCGCGAGGTGTTGGCCTCGCTTGCGGACCATGGCGGTGCGGGGACGTCCTTCGAACTGTACGGCATCCGGTTTTCGGCCCCGGCCGGATACCGCCTGGAGCGGTTTTCCTTCAAGCCGGGCCGGTTCGACCTGGAGTTTTCCGGTCCCGGCCGGACCCTGGCCTTTTCCCGATTCGCCCCGGCGGACGCGCTACTCGGTCGAACGGACCTGGCCGCCTTTGCCGGTCGTCATCTTGTCCCGGCCGGGGCGGGCTGGGCCTTTGCCCCCTGTTCGTGGCGGGGGCGGGCGGCCGCCCTGGCGGTTTCCGGCTCCGGACCCGGTATATGGGGGCGCGTGGCCGACGGGCTGGGGCGTTTTTTTCGCAGACGCCGCCAGGCCCGGGCCATGATCTGGCGCGATGAGGCGGCCAACAAACTGCTGTCCGTGGTCTTGTGCGGGGTCGTGCCGCCGGATGCCGCGGCCTTTGAAAAGGTGTGCGCCGGCTATGTCGTTTTTTAGGAAAAAACAGGCCCCCTCCGGGGGCATGACCCGGGAGCGGGCCCTGGCCTTCGTGCCGGTGAAAAACGTGGCCGTGCGCCAGGAGATCACGGCCGACGGCCTTGTCCGGCTTTTCTATCCGGTGACCGTGCGGCCCGCCTTTTCCGGGATGCTCAGGCGCATTGGCCTGTGGGACGGCAGACCCTCGACCAAGACCCTGGAACTGGACCGGATGGGGGCCGCGACCTGGGAGCTCGTGGATGGAAAGGCCTCGGCGCGGGAGGTGGCGGCGGCCTTTGCCGCGCGCTACTCCCTTGGGAGCCGTGAGGCCGAGATAGCCGTGGCCGCGTTTTTGCGCGAACTCGGCCGCCGGGGGGTGATCGGTTTCCGTGAGCCGGAGGCCTGAGAAGGACCCGAGACCGGCGAACGAGGGTTGCGTCCCTTAAAAAATACGTCAGTATTTTTTAAGAAAAAAATAAATATTTCAAGTTGTTATTTTCGAAATTCGGGTGCGCGAATGTCGAGAACGCGGCATGAGGCCCGTTACAGGTCCGGATCGGCCAGGATGGCCGCGATCAGGGCGCGCAAGGTCTTTTCGGCCGCCCCGGCGGCCGCGATGACCTGCTCCAGGCTGGTTTCGGCCATGCAGTCCGGAAGGTTGACGTTGGTTATGCACGACAGGCCCAAGATCTCCAGGCCCATGTGTCGCGCGGCCACGGCCTCCATGACCGTGGACATGCCCACGGCGTCGGCCCCGAGGATGCGTAGCGCCCTGGTCTCGGCCGGGGTCTCGAGTTGCGGACCGGGCAGGCCGGCGTAGATCCCCTGTTCCAGGCGGATGCCCAGCCCAAGGGCCGTTTTATGAGCCAGGGCCAGAAGGCGTGGGGAATAGACCCGGGACATGTCCGGAAAACGCGGCCCCCAGGCGTCGTGGTTTGCGCCGGTGAGCGGGCTTTGTCCGGTCATGTTGATGTGGTCGGTGATGGCCATGAGCGACCCGGTCCGGAAAAGCGGAGAAAGGCCCCCGGCCGCGTTGGTCAGGATCAGCCGGGCCACGCCCAGTTCCCCGAGAAGCCGCACGCCCATGCAGGCCTGGGCCGGGGTTATGCCCTCGTAGAGGTGGAACCGGCCGCACAGCAGGACCACGTCGCGGCCGTGCAGCCGCCCGCGCATCAGCCGTCCGGCGTGGCTTTCCACCGTGGACCGGGGAAAACCAGGGATGTCGGCGTACTGCATGGACCATGCGTCGGTCAGGCCGTCGGCCAGGGCCCCCAGGCCCGTTCCCAGGACCATGCCCACCGGGGCCGGCCCCAAAGGCGGCATGGTTTGGGCCACATGGAGCGCGGCGCGCTTTACATCGGATGGATTTTGCATGTATTTCTCATTGGGTAGGTTTGTATTCCGGTATCATGGATACGGCGGCCGGGAAAGGGGAGGCTTTTGCGGTTGCCGGGAGGCCGAAAAACATACCCGCGCGAGATGTCCGGAAAAAAGCGGATCAAGGTATCCCCTGGGGAACGATGCGTCTTCCGGAAGATGTGACCGGGTGCGTCCGGTGCGCAGGTCGCGTTCGAACATGGCGCGAGGCGACGTGTTGAAGGGCGGGACCCGGCGTGCATTGGTGGGACGCCATGGGGCTTCCCGCGAAGCGGCGGACGCCGGGCTCGCCGCGCGGGGCAACGAGCGGGACTGAAGGTATGGATCTAGCCACACTGCTTGGCCTGACCACGGGGCTCACGCTCGTTCTGGGCGCGATCTTCATGGGCGGGTCGCTTCTCCAGTTTGTCGACGTGCCGAGTTTCATGATCGTCGTCGGGGGCACCCTGGCCTCCATCTGCGTCACCTATCCCTTCGAGGAGGTCTTTCAGGCCTTCACCGCCGGCATGAAGATATTCGCCTCGCGCAAGGTCAAGGACGGCGACGTGGTGAACATGATGGTGCGCATCGCCGAAATAAGCCGCCG
Proteins encoded:
- a CDS encoding flagellin, with product MSLVINHNLMAMNATRNLNTAYSALATSTSRLSSGLRITTAADDAAGLAVRELMRADIASLNQGVRNANDAISLIQTADGALGIIDEKLIRMKELAEQAATGTYTSDQRLIIDSEYQAMASEITRIANATDFNGIYLLNGNLSSATHDGSGLVSTGKLKVHFGPANESAEDYYYIQIDTATASAFGLGMAAGNSISTQALAQAALDQINDAIISKDKIRANLGALQNRLENTISNLEIQAENLQAAESQISDVDVATEMTEFVRQQILTQAAVAMLSQANSLPQMALQLMG
- a CDS encoding molybdopterin-guanine dinucleotide biosynthesis protein MobB; protein product: MKAIQIVGYKKTGKTSLALGLTAALKVRGHAVAAAKFTHNPSLDKVDSDTGRLGAFCGAVAAFTPSESAVFWTKPRSFHEVLPLLDAEVLVVEGGKEMACMPRILTLRDPAEAEELGAGLAVATFGPVTAPGLLALREVEDVADLVLAGGFLLPNLNCGTCGEASCAAMAARIVAGDAVLGDCKATGGALRITINGIPLAAKPFVEDIISASLKAMLAQLKGYAPGRIELTLDA
- a CDS encoding ABC transporter permease, with protein sequence MDYILDGLRQALVLLFTGDPQTYSAVRVTAITSLLAIAAAMVLGVFPGFLLGYADFPGKRAARTFVDSMLSFPTVVIGLLVYAFVSRRGPLGDLELLYSVSGMAIGLTILGLPIVTALTASAVEHLDVRLKPTLLTMGAAPWQVVATTLWEIRFGIMLAAMAAFGRIVSEVGIAMIVGGNIKWHTRTITTAIALETSKGEFAMGIALGLVLMVVAFAVNISVSAFRRISEK
- a CDS encoding purine-nucleoside phosphorylase encodes the protein MQNPSDVKRAALHVAQTMPPLGPAPVGMVLGTGLGALADGLTDAWSMQYADIPGFPRSTVESHAGRLMRGRLHGRDVVLLCGRFHLYEGITPAQACMGVRLLGELGVARLILTNAAGGLSPLFRTGSLMAITDHINMTGQSPLTGANHDAWGPRFPDMSRVYSPRLLALAHKTALGLGIRLEQGIYAGLPGPQLETPAETRALRILGADAVGMSTVMEAVAARHMGLEILGLSCITNVNLPDCMAETSLEQVIAAAGAAEKTLRALIAAILADPDL
- a CDS encoding PqqD family protein — protein: MSFFRKKQAPSGGMTRERALAFVPVKNVAVRQEITADGLVRLFYPVTVRPAFSGMLRRIGLWDGRPSTKTLELDRMGAATWELVDGKASAREVAAAFAARYSLGSREAEIAVAAFLRELGRRGVIGFREPEA
- a CDS encoding sensor histidine kinase, whose protein sequence is MPKPEDATRPLSAPETLSGLPSDAFIIERARLDAVARRIHRKMDDYGAYGFTSHQSISLNVFFDLAQEFPDLEDLYAICLLIPRMFFEVDCDLFILDSKDGVLKRCAYRCLTLPLTEAPEVIFSEKPLIRDNYFFLPIKGNHDLISQLPFTPRGDIIGVLCIHPANKLDEHDRLFFERYANRFGYQLHNRIINNKNKEHIQFIRSLVKDIGHNVIVPNIYFKLYYKRLHSKIDLLNILERKLERFLRKTKDVLGPLYGDGEVLLRDIEYIRDGMDDQYKQIYNHYMHTSLFLETLLRRSHFEEGRYVLEKRVCNFKTQVIDPQLERYRPRLIERGVEIDTSLGGVPDAEIEAVADVGLMSQVYANLFSNVVKYAREVADPGKGRTRKFMSYGWEVMPDFFGPDRDGIKLNVFSSGPPMEMETARRLFEEGFRADNAKSEYGTGHGLYFIREVVRLHGGLEGYEPTPLGNNFYFILPKEPEPSRAMSCVLPEHPGPRVPAADDGIEGSLHTPTP
- a CDS encoding substrate-binding domain-containing protein, translating into MKPLVAVTAVLLALCSGIGIAQAAEKVLMMATTTSTDNTGLLPVLADAFQKDTGIELRWTAVGTGKALELGKNCDVDVLLVHAPKAEMEFVEAGNGLGRTEVMFNDFVIIGPQADPAKIKGKTTSEALGAIAAAKAPFISRGDDSGTHKMELSLWKAAGTAMPDKEAWYVQAGQGMLSTIVMAGERNGYTLTDRATYFTYEAKGAPALVVLVEGDKPLLNQYSVIVVNPEKCKAVKADLAKQFSDWLASPKGQKVVADFKTDGKQLFTPNARK
- a CDS encoding selenium metabolism-associated LysR family transcriptional regulator, with protein sequence MDIRRLQAFCKVYELKSFSRAGEELLLSQPTVSAHIMALESELGTRLFDRMGRTVLPTPAACVLYRYSLEAFDRLENARTEIFALTQRVSGELSIGGSTIPAHYILPGVVAAFRARYPDVAIDLTVGDTQEITERVADGQLSLGVVGAAMDHPDVVCELLMEDELVCIAPPALELPPRSTGEGVFDAEFLRLLPWVIREQGSGTRRAFENSLRQQGMDIRELRVSIMAHSTLAVLQCVKAGLGVSVTSRLACDGAIERGEIRQVEMPGLSIVRGYYRVHHAKRHIFPAMRRFLEILSS
- a CDS encoding energy-coupling factor ABC transporter ATP-binding protein; the protein is MNSPLIVLRDVLQAHGGRTVLDVPFLAVEKGAIVGITGPNGSGKTTLLRILAFLDRPLRGEVLFAGKPASGREGELRKVVTLLVQNPYLLRRSVRANVAYGLKIRGARDLRKKTDRALAAVGLDPRIFADRSRHELSGGEAQRVALASRLAFEPKVLLLDEPTASLDGESAGLVRKAARDARDRLGATLVVVSHDIRWLREICDQMVTMENGRLTG